The following are from one region of the Microbacterium sp. cx-55 genome:
- the ilvN gene encoding acetolactate synthase small subunit produces MTSHVLSLLVEDKPGLLTRVAGLFARRGFNIESLAVGVTEVPGLSRITVVVDVDELPLEQVTKQLNKLINVIKIVELDFSASVQREHVLVKVKADNSTRSNVLEVVNLFRASVVDYAPDAVVIEVTGDKGKVDALLRALEPFGIKELVQSGLLAMGRGGKSITERVLRG; encoded by the coding sequence ATGACCAGTCACGTGCTGAGCCTCCTGGTCGAGGACAAGCCCGGTCTGCTGACCCGTGTCGCGGGGCTCTTCGCCCGGCGCGGCTTCAACATCGAGTCGCTCGCCGTGGGCGTCACCGAGGTGCCCGGTCTGTCCCGCATCACGGTCGTCGTCGACGTCGACGAACTTCCGCTCGAACAGGTGACCAAGCAGCTCAACAAGCTGATCAACGTCATCAAGATCGTGGAGCTCGACTTCTCCGCATCCGTCCAGCGCGAACACGTGCTGGTGAAGGTGAAGGCCGACAACTCGACCCGATCGAACGTGCTCGAGGTCGTGAACCTCTTCCGCGCCTCGGTCGTCGACTATGCCCCGGATGCGGTCGTCATCGAAGTCACGGGCGACAAGGGCAAGGTGGACGCACTCCTGCGTGCCCTCGAGCCCTTCGGCATCAAGGAGCTCGTGCAGTCGGGCCTGCTCGCGATGGGCCGCGGCGGCAAGAGCATCACCGAACGCGTGCTGCGCGGCTGA
- a CDS encoding MFS transporter, with protein MMTLTEELDLAQAHGRRVGWRGWTALAVLMLPVLLVSVDNTVLSFALPEIALQLQPTSAQQLWIIDAYPLVLAGLLVTMGTLGDRFGRRRMLLIGATGFATVSALAAFAPSAELLIAGRALMGVFGAMLMPSTLSLLRSIFTDRDQRRLAIAVWASMFSAGSALGPIVGGLLLEHFAWGSVFLLAVPVLVPLLIFAPLLVPESRDPKPGRIDPISIVLSMATMVPIVYSIKELAVHGPTPIVGVLFAAGVAFGVVFVRRQLRVANPMLDMRLFQRGSFSGALAVNLLSIMALVGFLYFVAQHLQLIIGLSPLQAGLALVPGLAAMIVAGLVVVPISKRLSPRVVIPGALVFSFAGYIIIALSTDPNAVGVLAAAFVSLGIGIGMAETVSNELILSSAPPAKAGAASAVSETAYEVGAVLGTSVLGGLLTALYRSNLQLPAGMPADAATAARETLAGAMAAADRLEPATGEALRSAAAHAFDTGVGATSLIGAGLVIVAAVIAATTLGRTR; from the coding sequence ATGATGACTCTGACAGAAGAACTCGACCTCGCACAGGCCCACGGACGACGGGTCGGCTGGCGCGGCTGGACCGCGCTCGCGGTGCTGATGCTGCCCGTGCTGCTCGTATCGGTCGACAACACGGTGCTGAGCTTCGCCCTGCCCGAGATCGCGTTGCAACTGCAGCCGACGAGCGCACAGCAGCTCTGGATCATCGACGCGTATCCGCTCGTGCTCGCGGGGCTCCTCGTGACCATGGGTACGCTCGGCGACCGCTTCGGTCGGCGCCGGATGCTGCTCATCGGCGCGACCGGCTTCGCCACGGTCTCGGCCCTCGCCGCCTTCGCTCCGTCGGCGGAACTGTTGATCGCGGGTCGAGCCCTCATGGGTGTCTTCGGCGCCATGCTCATGCCGTCGACCCTGTCGCTGCTGCGGAGCATCTTCACCGACCGTGATCAGCGCCGACTGGCGATCGCCGTCTGGGCGTCCATGTTCTCCGCCGGCTCCGCGCTCGGTCCGATCGTCGGCGGATTGCTGCTCGAGCACTTCGCGTGGGGATCCGTCTTCCTTCTCGCGGTGCCGGTGCTCGTGCCGCTGCTGATCTTCGCGCCGCTTCTCGTGCCCGAGAGCCGCGATCCGAAGCCCGGCCGGATCGACCCGATCAGCATCGTGCTCTCGATGGCCACGATGGTGCCGATCGTCTACTCGATCAAGGAACTCGCCGTCCACGGCCCGACCCCGATCGTCGGCGTGCTGTTCGCCGCGGGCGTCGCGTTCGGTGTGGTCTTCGTGCGCCGGCAGCTGCGCGTCGCGAACCCGATGCTCGACATGCGTCTGTTCCAGCGCGGATCGTTCAGCGGCGCGCTCGCGGTCAACCTCCTGAGCATCATGGCGCTCGTCGGGTTCCTTTACTTCGTCGCGCAGCATCTGCAGCTGATCATCGGTCTGTCGCCCCTCCAGGCGGGCCTCGCGCTCGTGCCGGGACTCGCGGCGATGATCGTCGCGGGACTCGTGGTGGTTCCGATCTCGAAGCGCCTCTCGCCGCGGGTGGTCATCCCGGGGGCGCTGGTGTTCTCGTTCGCGGGGTACATCATCATCGCCCTCTCGACCGATCCGAACGCCGTGGGCGTCCTCGCCGCCGCATTCGTCTCTCTCGGCATCGGTATCGGCATGGCCGAGACCGTGTCGAACGAGCTGATCCTCTCGAGCGCCCCGCCCGCGAAGGCCGGCGCGGCCAGTGCAGTGTCGGAGACGGCGTACGAGGTCGGTGCGGTGCTCGGCACATCCGTGCTCGGCGGACTCCTGACGGCGCTCTACCGGTCGAACCTGCAGCTGCCGGCGGGCATGCCGGCGGATGCGGCGACCGCCGCCCGCGAGACCCTCGCGGGCGCGATGGCCGCGGCCGATCGGCTCGAGCCGGCGACGGGCGAGGCGCTGCGCAGCGCCGCGGCGCACGCCTTCGACACGGGAGTGGGCGCGACGTCGCTCATCGGTGCGGGTCTCGTGATCGTGGCGGCCGTCATCGCGGCCACTACGCTGGGACGAACCCGCTGA
- a CDS encoding acetolactate synthase large subunit — translation MSSDTTAAVPRPPVRSSSAPIMTGAEAVVRSLDLLGVTDVFGLPGGAIMPVYDPLMDDDAVRHILVRHEQGAGHAAEGYAAASGRIGVAIATSGPGATNLVTAIADAYMDSVPLVCITGQVFSTLMGTDAFQEADIVGITMPITKHSFLVKRPEDIPGAIAAAFEIAGTGRPGPVLVDITKDAQQASSPFVWPPKIDLPGYRPVTKAHGKQIQAAAQLLAEAKKPVLYVGGGVIRAHASDELKVLAEATGAPVVTTLMARGAFPDSHAQHLGMPGMHGTVPAVLALQESDLLIALGARFDDRVTGKAALFAPNAKVVHVDIDPAEISKIRFADVPIVGDVRDVLVDLEAAFRGAIDGAQPDISEWWSYLDGLREEFPLGYAPTTDGLLAPQHVIQRIGELTGPEAIYASGVGQHQMWAAQFIKYERPNSWLNSGGAGTMGYAVPAAMGAKVAEPDRVVWAIDGDGCFQMTNQELATCVINEIPIKVAIINNSSLGMVRQWQTLFYDGRHSNTDLNTGHGTARIPDFVKLAEAYGCLAIRVEREDEIDAAIELALATNDRPVIIDFVVSADSMVWPMVPQGVSNSYVQYAREHAPTFDQEA, via the coding sequence ATGTCATCCGACACCACCGCGGCCGTTCCACGGCCGCCTGTCCGCTCCTCTTCGGCGCCCATCATGACGGGTGCCGAAGCCGTCGTCCGTTCGCTCGACCTGCTCGGCGTCACCGACGTCTTCGGTCTGCCGGGCGGTGCGATCATGCCCGTCTACGACCCGCTCATGGATGACGACGCGGTGCGCCACATCCTCGTGCGCCACGAACAGGGCGCGGGTCACGCCGCCGAGGGCTACGCCGCCGCATCCGGTCGCATCGGTGTCGCGATCGCAACGTCCGGTCCCGGTGCCACGAACCTGGTGACGGCGATCGCCGACGCCTACATGGACTCGGTGCCGCTCGTCTGCATCACCGGCCAGGTCTTCTCGACCCTCATGGGAACGGATGCGTTCCAGGAGGCCGACATCGTCGGCATCACGATGCCGATCACGAAGCACTCCTTCCTGGTCAAGCGTCCCGAAGACATCCCGGGCGCGATCGCCGCGGCGTTCGAGATCGCCGGCACGGGGCGCCCCGGTCCCGTCCTTGTGGACATCACGAAGGACGCCCAGCAGGCGTCGTCGCCGTTCGTCTGGCCGCCGAAGATCGACCTGCCCGGATACCGTCCGGTCACGAAGGCGCACGGCAAGCAGATCCAGGCGGCAGCCCAGCTGCTCGCCGAGGCGAAGAAGCCCGTTCTGTACGTGGGCGGCGGAGTGATCCGCGCGCACGCGTCCGACGAGCTGAAGGTGCTCGCCGAGGCGACCGGCGCGCCCGTCGTCACGACCCTCATGGCGCGCGGTGCCTTCCCCGACTCGCACGCGCAGCACCTCGGCATGCCGGGTATGCACGGCACCGTCCCCGCCGTCCTCGCACTGCAGGAGTCCGATCTGCTGATCGCGCTCGGCGCCCGCTTCGATGACCGCGTGACCGGCAAGGCGGCGCTGTTCGCCCCGAATGCCAAGGTGGTGCACGTCGACATCGACCCGGCCGAGATCTCGAAGATCCGGTTCGCGGACGTGCCGATCGTCGGAGACGTGCGCGACGTGCTCGTCGACCTCGAAGCCGCCTTCCGCGGTGCCATCGACGGCGCCCAGCCCGACATCTCGGAGTGGTGGTCCTACCTCGACGGTCTCCGCGAGGAGTTCCCCCTCGGCTACGCGCCGACGACCGATGGGCTCCTCGCTCCGCAGCACGTCATCCAGCGCATCGGCGAACTGACCGGACCGGAGGCGATCTACGCCTCGGGAGTCGGCCAGCACCAGATGTGGGCGGCGCAGTTCATTAAGTACGAGCGCCCGAACTCGTGGCTGAACTCCGGCGGCGCCGGCACCATGGGGTACGCCGTTCCGGCCGCGATGGGCGCGAAGGTCGCCGAACCCGACCGCGTGGTCTGGGCGATCGACGGTGACGGCTGCTTCCAGATGACGAACCAGGAGCTCGCGACCTGCGTCATCAACGAGATCCCGATCAAGGTCGCGATCATCAACAACTCCTCGCTCGGCATGGTGCGCCAGTGGCAGACGCTGTTCTACGACGGTCGCCACTCGAACACCGACCTGAACACCGGACACGGCACCGCTCGCATCCCGGACTTCGTGAAGCTCGCCGAGGCGTACGGCTGCCTCGCCATCCGGGTCGAACGCGAAGACGAGATCGACGCGGCGATCGAGCTCGCGCTGGCGACCAACGATCGTCCGGTCATCATCGACTTCGTCGTCTCGGCGGACTCGATGGTCTGGCCGATGGTGCCGCAGGGCGTCAGCAACAGTTACGTCCAGTACGCCCGCGAACACGCGCCGACGTTCGATCAGGAGGCCTGA
- the serA gene encoding phosphoglycerate dehydrogenase has protein sequence MTKPVVLIAEELSPATIDALGPDFEIRQVDGADRSVLLPALADASAVLIRSATKMDAEAIAAAPALKVIARAGVGLDNVDIKSATTAGVMVVNAPTSNIVSAAELTIGHILSLARRIPAAHASLAAGAWKRSSFTGTELFEKTVGIIGLGRIGALIAARLQAFDMRVVAYDPYVTSARAQQLGVELLTLDELLAQSDFISIHMPKTPETTGMISTEQLQRMKPTAVIVNVARGGLIDEEALYTALTTGEIAGAGLDVFTSEPPAQGGPAARLLDLPNVVVTPHLGASTEEAQEKAGVSVAKSVKLALEGDLVPDAVNVAGGLIDPFVRPGIALVEMLGQFFSGLAQGALTNLDIEVRGELAGYDVSVYRLAALKGILANIVSESVSYVNAPLFAEQRGIETRLIVEADSPLYRNITILRGTLSDGTVLTVSGTLAGTRMVPKIVDVNGYEIEVPIERHHVVMRYADRPGIVAIYGRLLGDANINIAGLQVAHPDATGRALSVLTVDSPVPDALLDEIGAAVGADLFRQIAITES, from the coding sequence GTGACCAAGCCCGTCGTCCTCATCGCCGAAGAGCTCTCTCCCGCCACGATCGACGCGCTCGGTCCGGACTTCGAGATCCGTCAGGTGGACGGAGCAGATCGCTCGGTGCTCCTGCCGGCTCTTGCCGATGCCAGCGCGGTGCTGATCCGCTCGGCGACCAAGATGGACGCCGAAGCCATCGCGGCGGCGCCCGCGTTGAAGGTCATCGCCCGTGCGGGTGTCGGCCTCGACAACGTCGACATCAAGTCGGCGACCACGGCCGGTGTCATGGTCGTGAACGCTCCGACGTCGAACATCGTGTCGGCGGCCGAGCTCACGATCGGGCACATCCTGAGCCTCGCGCGCCGTATCCCGGCCGCGCACGCCTCGCTCGCCGCCGGCGCGTGGAAGCGCAGCTCGTTCACCGGAACCGAGCTGTTCGAGAAGACGGTCGGCATCATCGGGCTCGGCCGCATCGGCGCGCTCATCGCCGCGCGTCTTCAGGCGTTCGACATGCGCGTCGTCGCCTACGACCCTTACGTCACGAGCGCCCGCGCGCAGCAGCTCGGCGTCGAGCTGCTGACGCTCGACGAACTTCTCGCCCAGAGCGACTTCATCAGCATCCACATGCCGAAGACGCCCGAGACGACCGGCATGATCAGCACCGAGCAGTTGCAGCGGATGAAGCCGACCGCGGTCATCGTGAACGTCGCCCGCGGCGGACTGATCGACGAAGAGGCCCTATACACCGCACTGACCACCGGTGAGATCGCCGGTGCCGGCCTCGACGTCTTCACGAGCGAGCCCCCGGCCCAGGGCGGCCCGGCGGCCAGGCTGCTCGACCTCCCGAACGTCGTCGTCACCCCGCACCTCGGCGCGTCGACCGAAGAGGCGCAGGAGAAGGCCGGTGTCTCGGTCGCGAAGTCGGTCAAGCTCGCTCTCGAGGGTGATCTGGTTCCGGATGCGGTTAACGTCGCCGGTGGTCTCATCGACCCGTTCGTGCGGCCCGGCATCGCGCTCGTCGAGATGCTCGGGCAGTTCTTCTCCGGGCTCGCCCAGGGTGCGCTCACGAACCTCGACATCGAGGTGCGCGGCGAGCTGGCTGGGTACGACGTCAGCGTCTACCGCCTCGCCGCGCTCAAGGGGATCCTCGCCAACATCGTCAGCGAGAGCGTCTCGTACGTGAACGCCCCGCTGTTCGCCGAGCAGCGCGGCATCGAGACCCGACTGATCGTCGAGGCGGACAGCCCGCTGTACCGCAACATCACGATCCTGCGCGGAACGCTCTCCGACGGTACGGTGCTCACCGTGTCGGGCACCCTCGCCGGCACCCGGATGGTGCCGAAGATCGTCGACGTGAACGGGTACGAGATCGAGGTGCCGATCGAACGCCACCACGTCGTGATGCGCTACGCGGATCGCCCCGGGATCGTGGCGATCTACGGGCGTCTGCTCGGTGACGCCAACATCAACATCGCGGGTCTGCAGGTCGCTCACCCGGATGCCACGGGCCGCGCGCTCTCGGTGCTGACGGTCGACTCGCCCGTGCCCGACGCGCTGCTCGACGAGATCGGGGCGGCCGTGGGCGCCGACCTGTTCCGGCAGATCGCCATCACGGAGTCCTGA
- a CDS encoding DNA polymerase III subunit gamma/tau produces the protein MARLDDDALSWGGDDDPTLDVGVPATPPPTGLPKGYTAVGRGSEATVSTPAGATPDADATPGTGAASERAASAGATAAGSPAVSAAAASPTAAAPAGNATLVSLGVLGGIYLLLAVGWFIGGSRLQFVAQLFLDSTGYVVTWGLAVLAPVIWFGTVFFLTRGGRTWVRMLLLIVGAIVLLPWPFLLVGVGA, from the coding sequence ATGGCCCGACTTGACGATGACGCCCTGAGCTGGGGCGGCGACGACGACCCGACGCTCGACGTCGGTGTGCCCGCGACACCGCCGCCCACCGGACTCCCGAAGGGCTACACGGCGGTCGGACGGGGGAGTGAGGCCACCGTCTCGACCCCCGCGGGTGCGACTCCGGATGCGGACGCGACGCCCGGTACCGGCGCTGCCTCCGAACGCGCGGCCTCGGCAGGCGCGACCGCTGCAGGATCACCTGCCGTGTCCGCCGCTGCCGCCTCGCCCACCGCCGCAGCGCCGGCCGGCAACGCGACGCTCGTCTCGCTCGGTGTGCTCGGCGGGATCTACCTGCTGCTGGCGGTCGGCTGGTTCATCGGCGGCTCGCGTCTGCAGTTCGTCGCGCAGCTCTTCCTGGACTCCACGGGGTACGTCGTGACCTGGGGTCTCGCTGTGCTCGCGCCGGTGATCTGGTTCGGCACGGTCTTCTTCCTCACCCGGGGCGGGCGCACATGGGTCCGGATGCTGCTTCTCATCGTGGGCGCGATCGTGTTGCTGCCCTGGCCGTTCCTTCTCGTGGGAGTGGGTGCCTGA
- the ilvC gene encoding ketol-acid reductoisomerase, with protein MAEIFYDHDADLSIIQSKKVAIVGYGSQGHAHAQNLRDSGVEVAIALKDGSKSAAKAQDDGFQVLSVADATEWADVIMILAPDQYQRSIFTDSIKDKLTPGKALAFAHGFNIRFGYIDAPEGVDVILIAPKAPGHTVRREFVAGRGIPDIIAVERDASGQAWDLAKSYAKAIGGTRAGVIKTTFTEETETDLFGEQAVLCGGVSQLVQYGFETLTEAGYQPQIAYFEVLHELKLIVDLMWEGGIAKQRWSISDTAEYGDYVSGPRVIDPRVKENMQAVLGDIQSGAFAKRFIDDQDAGAPEFLALREKAAGHPIEATGKELRSLFAWKQQDEDYTEGSAAR; from the coding sequence ATGGCTGAGATCTTCTACGACCACGACGCCGACCTGTCGATCATCCAGAGCAAGAAGGTCGCGATCGTCGGCTACGGCTCGCAGGGTCACGCGCACGCGCAGAACCTTCGCGATTCGGGTGTCGAGGTCGCCATCGCGCTGAAGGACGGCTCGAAGTCCGCCGCGAAGGCGCAGGACGACGGGTTCCAGGTGCTGTCGGTCGCCGACGCCACCGAGTGGGCCGACGTCATCATGATCCTCGCGCCCGACCAGTACCAGCGTTCGATCTTCACTGACTCGATCAAGGACAAGCTGACCCCGGGCAAGGCCCTCGCGTTCGCGCACGGCTTCAACATCCGCTTCGGCTACATCGACGCTCCCGAAGGCGTCGACGTCATCCTCATCGCCCCGAAGGCTCCGGGCCACACCGTGCGTCGCGAGTTCGTCGCCGGCCGCGGCATCCCCGACATCATCGCCGTCGAGCGCGATGCGTCGGGCCAGGCCTGGGACCTCGCGAAGTCGTACGCGAAGGCGATCGGCGGAACCCGTGCCGGCGTCATCAAGACGACCTTCACCGAAGAGACCGAGACCGACCTGTTCGGCGAGCAGGCCGTCCTGTGCGGTGGCGTTTCACAGCTCGTCCAGTACGGCTTCGAGACCCTGACCGAGGCCGGCTACCAGCCGCAGATCGCCTACTTCGAGGTGCTGCACGAGCTGAAGCTCATCGTCGACCTCATGTGGGAGGGCGGCATCGCCAAGCAGCGCTGGTCGATCTCCGACACGGCAGAGTACGGCGACTACGTCTCGGGCCCGCGCGTCATCGACCCGCGCGTCAAGGAGAACATGCAGGCCGTGCTCGGCGACATCCAGTCGGGCGCGTTTGCGAAGCGCTTCATCGACGACCAGGACGCGGGAGCCCCCGAGTTCCTCGCCCTCCGCGAGAAGGCTGCCGGGCACCCGATCGAGGCCACCGGCAAGGAGCTGCGTTCGCTCTTCGCGTGGAAGCAGCAGGACGAGGACTACACCGAGGGTTCCGCCGCGCGCTGA
- a CDS encoding bacitracin resistance protein, with amino-acid sequence MANTTSDAPTRRSALPVWLVATIAGGFGLFYAWAVWTAVSFLAQQASGVEGLTGYGWFVLVLPVLFPILAFAGAFALGWRRRVLPFVLVMLTGLALVAVFWLDVLAYASVNTSLYGG; translated from the coding sequence ATGGCGAACACGACGTCCGACGCTCCGACCCGCCGCTCGGCCTTGCCGGTGTGGCTCGTCGCGACCATCGCCGGCGGCTTCGGCCTGTTCTACGCCTGGGCGGTGTGGACGGCGGTGTCGTTCCTCGCTCAGCAGGCGTCGGGTGTCGAGGGGCTCACCGGCTACGGGTGGTTCGTTCTCGTGCTGCCGGTGCTGTTCCCGATCCTCGCGTTCGCGGGCGCCTTCGCGCTCGGGTGGCGACGGCGGGTTCTCCCGTTCGTGCTGGTGATGCTGACGGGCCTCGCGCTCGTCGCCGTCTTCTGGCTCGACGTGCTGGCGTACGCATCCGTCAACACCTCGCTGTACGGCGGCTGA
- a CDS encoding TetR/AcrR family transcriptional regulator has protein sequence MSRPPRARELVLDAFEALLIDEGERAATMEATARAAGVSKGGLLYHFGSKDALEAGLIERLDALAQDDIERMSVAPDGPVAYFVRTSVMSDDPLDRALIAASRLAQSGHAAAGAALRAIRGRWADALRPHTADDTALDLVMLVSDGLYYNNALETGGLTGPIPTGPAMEALIALVERSTKD, from the coding sequence ATGAGCAGACCACCCCGCGCCCGCGAACTGGTGCTCGACGCGTTCGAAGCGCTGCTCATCGACGAGGGCGAACGTGCCGCCACGATGGAGGCCACCGCACGCGCGGCGGGCGTCTCCAAAGGCGGCCTGCTCTACCACTTCGGCTCGAAGGACGCCCTCGAGGCAGGGCTCATCGAACGCCTCGACGCGCTCGCGCAAGACGACATCGAGCGGATGTCGGTGGCCCCGGACGGACCGGTGGCGTACTTCGTGCGCACCTCGGTCATGTCGGACGATCCGCTGGACCGCGCACTCATCGCCGCATCGCGGCTCGCGCAGAGCGGCCACGCCGCCGCGGGAGCCGCGCTCCGCGCCATCCGGGGGCGCTGGGCGGACGCTCTGCGTCCGCACACGGCCGACGACACCGCGCTCGACCTGGTGATGCTCGTGAGCGACGGGCTGTACTACAACAACGCGCTCGAGACCGGCGGCCTCACCGGGCCCATCCCGACGGGCCCCGCCATGGAGGCCCTCATCGCCTTGGTCGAGCGCTCGACCAAGGACTGA
- the ilvD gene encoding dihydroxy-acid dehydratase gives MSHRDEAIDIKPRSRAVTDGIEATTSRGMLRAVGMGDEDWDKPQIGIASSWNEITPCNLSLDRLAQGAKEGVHSGGGYPLQFGTISVSDGISMGHEGMHFSLVSREVIADSVETVMMAERLDGSVLLAGCDKSLPGMLMAAARLDLSSVFLYAGSIAPGWVKLSDGTEKEVTIIDSFEAVGACKAGTMSEEDLKRIECAIAPGEGACGGMYTANTMASVAEALGMSLPGSASPPSADRRRDYFAHRSGEAVVNMLRLGITARDIMTKKAFENAITVAMALGGSTNVVLHLLAIAHEAEVELSLDDFNRIGDNVPHLADMKPFGRFVMADVDRHGGIPVLMKALLDAGLLHGDALTVTGKTVAENLEALNPDPIDGTVIRTLDNPIHATGGITILKGTFAPEGAVVKTAGFDASVFEGPAKVFERERGAMDALTNGEISAGDVIVIRYEGPKGGPGMREMLAITAAIKGAGLGKDVLLLTDGRFSGGTTGLCIGHIAPEAVDAGPIAFVRDGDLIRVDIAARTLDLLVDEAELVSRRSGWEPLPPRYTRGVLAKYSKLVHSAAEGAVTG, from the coding sequence GTGAGCCACCGCGACGAAGCCATCGATATCAAGCCCCGCAGTCGTGCCGTCACCGACGGCATCGAAGCGACCACGTCTCGCGGAATGCTCCGCGCGGTCGGCATGGGCGACGAGGACTGGGATAAGCCTCAGATCGGTATCGCCTCGAGCTGGAACGAGATCACGCCCTGCAACCTGAGCCTCGACCGGCTCGCGCAGGGGGCGAAAGAGGGCGTGCACTCGGGCGGCGGCTACCCGCTGCAGTTCGGCACGATCTCCGTCTCCGACGGCATCTCGATGGGGCACGAGGGCATGCACTTCTCGCTCGTCTCGCGCGAGGTCATCGCCGACTCGGTCGAGACCGTCATGATGGCGGAGCGCCTCGACGGAAGTGTGCTGCTGGCGGGCTGCGACAAGTCGCTCCCCGGCATGCTGATGGCGGCCGCCCGCCTTGACCTGTCCAGCGTGTTCCTCTACGCCGGCTCGATCGCACCCGGCTGGGTCAAGCTCTCCGACGGAACGGAGAAGGAAGTCACGATCATCGACTCCTTCGAGGCCGTCGGCGCGTGCAAGGCCGGCACGATGAGCGAAGAAGACCTGAAGCGGATCGAATGCGCCATCGCACCCGGCGAGGGAGCCTGTGGCGGCATGTACACCGCCAACACGATGGCCTCCGTCGCCGAGGCGCTCGGTATGAGCCTGCCCGGCTCCGCGTCGCCGCCCTCGGCGGACCGTCGTCGTGACTACTTCGCACACCGCTCCGGTGAAGCCGTCGTGAACATGCTGCGCCTGGGCATCACCGCGCGGGACATCATGACCAAGAAGGCGTTCGAGAACGCGATCACGGTCGCGATGGCACTGGGGGGTTCGACGAACGTCGTGCTGCACCTGCTGGCGATCGCTCACGAGGCCGAGGTCGAGCTCAGCCTCGACGACTTCAACCGCATCGGCGACAACGTGCCGCATCTGGCCGACATGAAGCCCTTCGGACGATTCGTCATGGCCGACGTCGACCGCCACGGCGGCATCCCGGTTCTCATGAAGGCTCTCCTCGACGCCGGTCTCCTGCACGGCGACGCCCTCACCGTGACCGGCAAGACCGTCGCCGAGAACCTCGAAGCGCTGAACCCCGACCCGATCGACGGCACCGTGATCCGGACGCTCGACAACCCGATCCACGCGACCGGCGGAATCACCATCCTGAAGGGCACGTTCGCCCCCGAAGGCGCCGTCGTGAAGACCGCAGGGTTCGACGCATCCGTCTTCGAAGGACCGGCGAAGGTGTTCGAGCGCGAGCGCGGCGCCATGGACGCGCTCACCAACGGCGAGATCTCCGCGGGAGATGTCATCGTCATCCGCTACGAGGGCCCCAAGGGCGGCCCGGGAATGCGCGAGATGCTCGCGATCACCGCCGCCATCAAGGGCGCGGGCCTCGGAAAAGATGTATTACTCTTGACGGACGGACGATTCTCAGGCGGCACAACCGGCCTGTGCATCGGCCACATAGCACCCGAAGCGGTCGACGCTGGTCCGATCGCCTTCGTGCGCGATGGTGATCTGATACGGGTCGATATCGCGGCTCGCACTCTCGACCTACTCGTCGACGAGGCTGAGCTTGTCTCCCGCCGCTCTGGCTGGGAGCCGCTTCCCCCGCGCTATACCCGTGGCGTCCTGGCCAAGTACTCCAAGCTCGTGCACTCCGCCGCGGAGGGCGCGGTCACTGGATAG
- a CDS encoding 3-isopropylmalate dehydrogenase, with protein MSRVVKLAVIPGDGIGPEVVAEAEKVLDAVTAASDVSFEKTRFSLGVGRYLETGDTLTDEDLTAIAGHDAILLGAVGGVPGDPRLKNANIERGLLLKLRFSLDHYVNLRPSKLYAGAPGPLAAPGEIDFVVVREGTEGPYVGNGGAIRVGTPHEIANETSVNTAFGVERVVHFAFAQAERRRKKLTLVHKTNVLVHAGGIWKRIVDEVAAEHPEVAVDYLHVDAATIFLVTNPGRFDVIVTDNLFGDILTDLAGAVTGGIGLAASGNINPDGAFPSMFEPVHGSAPDIAGQQKADPTAAILSVALLLDHLGLQSESARVTRAVEDDIATRGAHARPTAEIGGAIAQRVQA; from the coding sequence ATGTCGCGCGTCGTGAAGCTCGCCGTCATCCCCGGTGACGGCATCGGTCCGGAGGTCGTCGCCGAAGCCGAGAAGGTTCTCGACGCGGTGACCGCCGCATCCGACGTCTCCTTCGAGAAGACGCGCTTCTCGCTCGGTGTCGGGCGATACCTCGAGACCGGCGACACCCTGACGGACGAGGATCTCACCGCGATCGCGGGCCACGATGCGATCCTGCTCGGAGCGGTCGGCGGCGTGCCCGGCGATCCCCGACTGAAGAACGCGAACATCGAACGCGGACTCCTGCTGAAGCTGCGGTTCTCGCTCGATCACTACGTGAACCTGCGCCCGTCGAAGCTCTACGCGGGCGCCCCAGGGCCGCTCGCCGCGCCCGGCGAGATCGACTTCGTGGTCGTCCGCGAGGGCACCGAGGGCCCCTACGTCGGCAACGGCGGCGCGATCCGCGTCGGCACCCCGCACGAGATCGCGAACGAGACCTCGGTGAACACCGCCTTCGGCGTCGAGCGCGTCGTGCATTTCGCGTTCGCGCAGGCCGAGCGTCGGCGCAAGAAGCTGACCCTCGTGCACAAGACCAACGTGCTCGTGCACGCCGGTGGGATCTGGAAGCGCATCGTCGACGAGGTGGCCGCCGAGCACCCGGAGGTCGCCGTAGACTACCTGCACGTCGACGCGGCAACGATCTTCCTGGTCACGAACCCGGGCCGCTTCGACGTGATCGTCACCGACAACCTCTTCGGTGACATCCTGACCGACCTGGCTGGCGCCGTCACCGGTGGCATCGGCCTCGCCGCATCCGGCAACATCAACCCGGACGGCGCGTTCCCGTCGATGTTCGAGCCCGTGCACGGTTCGGCGCCCGACATCGCCGGCCAGCAGAAGGCCGATCCCACCGCCGCGATCCTGTCCGTCGCGCTGCTGCTCGATCACCTCGGGCTGCAGAGCGAGTCCGCTCGCGTCACCCGCGCCGTGGAAGATGACATCGCGACCCGCGGCGCCCACGCGCGCCCCACCGCAGAGATCGGCGGCGCGATCGCCCAGCGCGTCCAGGCGTAG